A stretch of DNA from Serinibacter arcticus:
CGCGGCCTCGGGATCGCGGTCACGCGGACGCGGCTGCTCGCCGTCGTGATCGGGGTGGTGCTCGCCGCGATCGGGGTCGTGGTCGCCGGTCCGATCGCGTTCGTCGCGCTCGTGGCGCCCCAGCTGGGCCGGCGGTTGACGCGGGCGAGCGGCCCGGGCATCGCCGTCGCGGGGCTGGTGGGGGCGGCGCTGCTGTGCGTCGCCGACGTCGTCGCGCAGCACGCGTTCGGCTCGCCCGTGCCGGTGGGCATCGCCACGGCCGCCGTCGGTGGCGTGTATCTCGTGTTCTTGCTGATGAGGGAGTGGAGGCGGGCATCCGCATGACGCAGGTGGCTGACGGCACGACGGGCGACGACGTGCACGACCCCCTGGTCGGGGTCGGGCTCACGCTCTCCTACGACCGGGTGGAGATCTCGCGTGACCTGGACGTGTCGATCCCGCGCGGCTCGTTCACCGTGATCGTGGGACCGAACGGCTGCGGCAAGTCGACGCTGCTGCGGGCCCTCGCGCGCACGCTCACCCCGAGGGCGGGTCACGTCGAGCTCGAGGGCCGGCCGATCACCTCCTACGGGTCCAAGGAGGTGGCGCGGCTGCTGTCGCTGCTGCCGCAGTCGCCCGTGACGCCCGAGGCGATCTCGGTGCGGGACCTGGTCGGTCGGGGTCGCTACGCCTACCAGACGATGCTGCGCCAGTGGTCGTCGGCCGACGGCGCCGCCGTCGCCCGTGCGATGGCCGCGACCGGGACGACGGAGCTCGCCGACCGGCGCGTGGCCGACCTCTCGGGCGGTCAGCGGCAGCGCGTCTGGCTGGCGATGGTGCTCGCGCAGGACACCGACGTCATCCTGCTCGACGAGCCGACGACGTTCCTGGACATCGCGTTCCAGGTCGACGTGCTCGAGCTGTGCGCGCAGATGCACCGCGAGGGGCGCACGCTCGTGGCGGTCCTGCACGACCTCAACCTCGCCGCTCGCTACGCGACCCACATGATCGCGATGCGCGACGGCGCCGTGCTGTGCGAGGGCGAGCCGGGCGAGGTGGTGACGGCGGACCGCGTGCGCGAGGTGTTCGGGC
This window harbors:
- a CDS encoding ABC transporter ATP-binding protein: MTQVADGTTGDDVHDPLVGVGLTLSYDRVEISRDLDVSIPRGSFTVIVGPNGCGKSTLLRALARTLTPRAGHVELEGRPITSYGSKEVARLLSLLPQSPVTPEAISVRDLVGRGRYAYQTMLRQWSSADGAAVARAMAATGTTELADRRVADLSGGQRQRVWLAMVLAQDTDVILLDEPTTFLDIAFQVDVLELCAQMHREGRTLVAVLHDLNLAARYATHMIAMRDGAVLCEGEPGEVVTADRVREVFGLASRVIPDPETGSPLVVPLARVAPGTVDEHTV